In a single window of the Streptomyces sp. NBC_00353 genome:
- a CDS encoding aldo/keto reductase codes for MIPMEQRTLGRTGQDVSVVGQGTWQLGGDWGEVREADAFGVLDAAVESGVTFFDTADVYGDGRSEQLIGRYLKDRPDAGVFVATKMGRRADQVPENYVLDNFRAWNDRSRANLGVDTLDLVQLHCPPTAVYSSDEVYDALDTLVAEQRIAAYAVSVETCAEALTAIARPGVASVQIILNPFRLKPLDEVLPAARAAGVGIIARVPLASGLLSGKYTKDTVFAPEDHRSYNRHGEAFDQGETFSGIEYGNGVAAAAEFAELAPQGATPAQTALRWIIQQPGVTGVIPGARSVEQARANAAAASLPPLPQSTLDAVRDLYDRRIRAEVHHRW; via the coding sequence ATGATCCCCATGGAACAGCGCACACTGGGCAGGACCGGACAGGACGTATCCGTCGTCGGACAGGGCACCTGGCAGCTCGGCGGTGACTGGGGCGAGGTGCGGGAGGCGGACGCCTTCGGCGTCCTGGACGCGGCCGTCGAGTCGGGTGTCACCTTCTTCGACACGGCGGACGTGTACGGCGACGGCCGCAGCGAACAGCTCATCGGCCGCTATCTGAAGGACCGCCCGGACGCCGGTGTGTTCGTTGCCACCAAGATGGGGCGGCGCGCCGACCAGGTCCCGGAGAACTACGTCCTCGACAACTTCCGGGCGTGGAACGACCGCTCGCGGGCCAACCTCGGCGTCGACACGCTCGACCTCGTGCAGCTGCACTGCCCGCCCACCGCCGTCTACTCCTCGGACGAGGTCTACGACGCGCTCGACACCCTCGTCGCCGAGCAGCGGATCGCCGCCTACGCGGTAAGTGTCGAAACGTGCGCCGAGGCGCTCACCGCCATCGCCCGCCCCGGCGTCGCGAGCGTCCAGATCATCCTCAACCCGTTCCGTCTCAAGCCGCTCGACGAAGTCCTCCCGGCTGCCCGTGCGGCGGGTGTGGGCATCATCGCGCGGGTCCCGCTCGCCTCCGGACTGCTCTCGGGGAAGTACACCAAGGACACCGTCTTCGCCCCCGAGGACCACCGCTCGTACAACCGTCATGGCGAGGCGTTCGACCAGGGCGAGACCTTCTCCGGCATCGAGTACGGGAACGGGGTGGCCGCGGCTGCCGAGTTCGCCGAACTCGCACCGCAGGGGGCGACACCGGCCCAGACCGCGCTGCGCTGGATCATCCAGCAGCCCGGAGTCACCGGCGTCATCCCCGGCGCGCGCTCCGTGGAGCAGGCCCGGGCCAACGCGGCGGCCGCGTCGCTTCCGCCGTTGCCCCAGAGCACACTCGACGCGGTGCGGGACCTCTACGACCGTAGGATCCGCGCGGAGGTCCACCACCGCTGGTAG
- a CDS encoding nitroreductase family deazaflavin-dependent oxidoreductase, with translation MSRYHEMKFRAVTSFQRRIGNPMVRQLPYQTLLETTGRTSGLPRRTPVGGRRVGNEFWLVSEYGEKSQYVRNIQADPRVRVRIKGRWHAGTAHLVPQDDARARLRTLPRLNSAAVRAVGTNLLTVRVDLTG, from the coding sequence ATGTCGCGGTATCACGAGATGAAGTTCCGGGCCGTCACGTCGTTCCAGCGGCGGATCGGCAATCCGATGGTCCGACAGTTGCCGTATCAGACACTTCTGGAAACCACGGGACGCACCTCCGGACTCCCCCGCCGGACGCCGGTCGGCGGACGCCGCGTCGGGAACGAGTTCTGGCTGGTCTCGGAGTACGGCGAGAAGTCGCAGTACGTGCGCAACATCCAGGCCGACCCGCGGGTGAGGGTCCGGATCAAGGGACGCTGGCATGCCGGGACCGCCCACCTGGTTCCGCAGGACGACGCCCGCGCACGACTCAGGACGTTGCCGCGCCTCAACAGCGCCGCGGTCCGGGCGGTCGGCACGAACCTGCTGACCGTACGGGTCGATCTCACCGGCTGA
- a CDS encoding UbiA family prenyltransferase produces MNQTFQALFLSAASPAPAPAPAPAPAEGAARAGGPGRGALALLLSAHPAPALAVTALITALAVAAGRDVFGSCLVALAVLTGQLSVGWSNDRIDLARDTAAHRRDKPLVAGEVQVRSVSVAACAALVLCAPLSLANGAAAGGAHLIGVAAGWSYNLGVKRTRWSWLPYALAFGLLPAFLTLALPGRPWPAAWVVAAGALLGVGAHFINVLPDIDADLAAGVRGLPQRLGRHRSRTVAALTLLAASAVLVLGPPGPPDAMGWTGLAVTGVPAVVLCLPLGTSPDSRLPFLATLGLAGADVALLVARGTALS; encoded by the coding sequence ATGAATCAGACTTTTCAGGCGCTCTTCCTGTCGGCCGCCTCGCCCGCGCCGGCACCGGCACCGGCACCGGCACCGGCGGAGGGTGCAGCGCGTGCGGGTGGCCCGGGCCGCGGCGCCTTGGCGCTCCTCCTGTCGGCCCACCCGGCCCCCGCGCTGGCCGTGACCGCCCTGATCACCGCCCTGGCCGTCGCAGCGGGGCGCGACGTGTTCGGCAGCTGTCTGGTCGCCCTGGCCGTGCTCACCGGACAGCTCTCCGTCGGCTGGAGCAATGACCGCATCGACCTCGCGCGGGACACCGCGGCACACCGGCGCGACAAGCCGCTCGTGGCGGGCGAGGTGCAGGTGCGTAGCGTGTCGGTCGCGGCGTGTGCTGCGCTCGTACTGTGCGCTCCCCTGTCCCTCGCGAACGGCGCGGCGGCGGGCGGCGCGCATCTGATCGGGGTGGCCGCCGGATGGTCGTACAACCTCGGCGTCAAACGGACGCGGTGGTCGTGGCTGCCCTACGCGCTGGCGTTCGGACTTCTGCCCGCTTTCCTCACCCTCGCGCTGCCGGGCCGCCCCTGGCCCGCCGCCTGGGTGGTGGCCGCGGGCGCCCTGCTCGGGGTGGGTGCGCACTTCATCAACGTCCTCCCCGACATCGATGCCGACCTGGCCGCGGGCGTCCGGGGCCTGCCCCAGCGCCTGGGCCGGCACCGGTCCCGTACCGTCGCGGCGCTCACGCTGCTGGCGGCCTCGGCCGTCCTCGTTCTCGGCCCGCCCGGACCGCCGGACGCCATGGGCTGGACGGGCCTCGCGGTGACCGGGGTGCCGGCCGTCGTCCTGTGCCTCCCGCTGGGCACCTCCCCCGACAGCCGTCTGCCGTTCCTGGCCACGCTCGGCCTGGCCGGGGCCGATGTTGCGCTGCTGGTCGCGCGCGGCACGGCTCTGAGCTGA
- a CDS encoding type III polyketide synthase codes for MTRIIAVHGVLPPHRYEQSGITDAFADMCLPPGADRGVLERLHRSAGVGGRHLALPLERYAVLSGFGEANDAFIEVALELGEQAVRGALDRSGLYPGDIDLVISTSVTGIAAPSLEARLAGRIGLRSDVKRVPIFGLGCVAGAAGLARLHDYLEGHPDQAALLLSVELCSLTLQRTDTSVPNLVAGALFGDGAAAVLAVGRDHPQRQEQSGPVVVATRSSLYPGTERTLGWDIGDQGFRIVLGADLPNLVRETLGDEVHSFLSDHDLKTQDVTAWVCHPGGPQVLEAVRETLDLPARALELAWRSLAEVGNLSSASVLHVLRDTLALRSPPPGTPGLLLAMGPGFCTELVLLRW; via the coding sequence ATGACGCGAATCATCGCGGTCCATGGTGTGCTCCCGCCGCACCGGTACGAGCAGTCCGGGATCACCGACGCCTTCGCCGACATGTGCCTGCCTCCGGGCGCCGACCGCGGCGTGCTGGAACGCCTGCACCGGTCCGCCGGTGTAGGCGGCCGCCATCTGGCCCTGCCCCTGGAACGGTACGCCGTGCTGAGTGGTTTCGGCGAGGCCAACGACGCGTTCATCGAAGTCGCCCTGGAGCTCGGGGAACAGGCCGTACGCGGCGCCCTGGACCGGTCGGGCCTGTACCCGGGCGACATCGACCTGGTCATCTCCACCTCCGTCACCGGCATCGCCGCCCCGTCCCTGGAGGCGCGGCTCGCCGGGCGGATCGGGCTGCGGTCCGATGTGAAACGCGTACCGATCTTCGGGCTCGGCTGCGTGGCCGGGGCCGCCGGCCTTGCCCGGCTCCACGACTACCTCGAGGGCCACCCGGACCAGGCCGCGCTGCTGCTCTCCGTCGAACTCTGTTCGCTGACCCTGCAACGTACCGACACATCCGTGCCGAACCTGGTGGCGGGCGCACTGTTCGGTGACGGCGCCGCTGCGGTCCTCGCGGTCGGCCGGGACCACCCGCAGCGTCAGGAACAGTCCGGGCCCGTGGTGGTCGCGACCCGCAGCAGCCTCTACCCCGGCACCGAACGCACACTGGGCTGGGACATCGGTGACCAGGGCTTCCGGATCGTCCTCGGCGCCGACCTCCCGAACCTGGTACGCGAGACCCTGGGCGACGAGGTGCACTCCTTCCTCTCCGACCACGACCTCAAGACGCAGGACGTGACGGCCTGGGTCTGCCACCCAGGAGGTCCTCAGGTACTCGAAGCCGTACGCGAGACGCTGGATCTGCCCGCCCGCGCACTGGAACTGGCCTGGCGTTCGCTGGCCGAGGTCGGCAATCTGTCCTCAGCCTCCGTCCTGCATGTCCTCAGGGACACCCTGGCGCTGCGCTCACCACCGCCCGGAACTCCGGGACTCCTCCTCGCGATGGGGCCCGGCTTCTGCACCGAACTCGTCCTGCTCCGCTGGTAG
- a CDS encoding isoprenylcysteine carboxyl methyltransferase family protein gives MIPYTVLVLLVAVERLAELVTARRNAAWSRRHGAAEYGQGHYPVMVALHTGLLAGCLAETWLGGRPFLPALGWPMLVLALGAQGLRWWCITTLGPRWNTRVIVVPDLPLVTAGPYRWLSHPNYVAVIVEGLALPLVHTNWLTATAFTLLNLPLLATRVRCENTALAGAAPAAP, from the coding sequence GTGATTCCCTACACCGTCCTCGTTCTTCTGGTCGCCGTCGAGCGCCTCGCCGAACTCGTCACCGCCCGACGCAATGCCGCCTGGAGCCGGCGCCACGGCGCGGCGGAGTACGGGCAGGGTCACTACCCCGTCATGGTCGCCCTCCACACCGGCCTGCTGGCCGGCTGCCTGGCGGAGACCTGGCTCGGCGGCCGCCCCTTCCTGCCCGCACTCGGCTGGCCGATGCTCGTCCTGGCCCTGGGCGCCCAGGGCCTGCGCTGGTGGTGCATCACCACGCTGGGGCCGCGCTGGAACACCCGCGTCATCGTGGTGCCGGACCTGCCGCTCGTCACCGCCGGCCCGTACCGGTGGCTGAGCCACCCCAACTACGTCGCCGTGATCGTCGAGGGCCTCGCACTGCCACTCGTCCACACCAACTGGCTCACCGCGACCGCCTTCACCCTGCTCAACCTGCCGCTCCTCGCGACCCGCGTACGGTGCGAGAACACCGCCCTGGCCGGGGCCGCACCGGCAGCGCCGTGA
- a CDS encoding NAD(P)/FAD-dependent oxidoreductase, which translates to MIDLLVVGGGPAGLATAIHAAEAGLEAVVAEPRPTPIDKACGEGLMPGAVNALAGLGVTVAGHPLRGIRYLDDRHRAEAHFAPGPGRGVRRTELQTALARRAAELGVRVIPVRSGSVRQSADSVYAAGVTARYLAAADGLHSPIRRQLGLDLPDPRPPRFGLRRHFAIEPWTDCVEVHWSPWAEAYVTPLGPRLVGVAVLTTERGPFDGHLARFPVLARQLPASATTPVRGAGPLRQRVGARVAGRVLLVGDAAGYIDALTGEGVSLALAGAAQLVRCVRDDRPQAYERAWRRVSRRHRLLTESLLRARQHPRLARRIVPAASRLPTAFTSLVNQLA; encoded by the coding sequence GTGATCGACCTGCTGGTCGTCGGCGGCGGACCCGCCGGCCTCGCCACCGCGATCCACGCCGCCGAGGCCGGGCTCGAAGCGGTGGTCGCCGAACCGCGCCCCACCCCGATCGACAAGGCCTGCGGCGAGGGGCTCATGCCGGGCGCCGTGAACGCTCTGGCCGGACTCGGCGTCACCGTCGCCGGACACCCGCTGCGCGGGATCCGCTACCTCGACGACCGCCACCGGGCAGAAGCCCACTTCGCACCCGGCCCCGGTCGCGGTGTCCGCCGCACCGAACTGCAGACCGCCCTGGCCCGCCGCGCCGCGGAACTCGGCGTGCGGGTGATCCCCGTGCGGTCGGGCAGCGTCCGGCAGAGCGCCGACAGCGTGTACGCGGCGGGTGTCACCGCCCGCTACCTGGCCGCCGCCGACGGCCTGCACTCTCCGATCAGACGCCAACTCGGCCTGGATTTGCCGGACCCACGCCCCCCGAGGTTCGGGCTGCGCCGCCACTTCGCGATCGAGCCCTGGACGGACTGCGTCGAGGTGCACTGGTCACCATGGGCAGAGGCCTACGTCACGCCGCTGGGCCCACGCCTGGTCGGCGTCGCCGTCCTGACCACGGAACGCGGCCCGTTCGACGGCCACTTGGCCCGCTTCCCCGTCCTGGCACGGCAGCTGCCGGCGAGCGCCACCACGCCGGTGCGCGGCGCCGGACCGCTGCGCCAGCGGGTCGGCGCCCGTGTGGCAGGGCGGGTCCTGCTGGTGGGGGATGCCGCGGGATACATCGACGCCCTGACCGGTGAAGGAGTCTCGCTGGCCCTCGCCGGAGCCGCTCAACTGGTGCGCTGCGTCCGGGACGACCGGCCGCAGGCGTACGAGCGGGCGTGGCGCAGGGTCTCCCGTCGCCACCGCCTGCTCACCGAATCGCTGCTCCGGGCCCGGCAGCACCCACGACTGGCGCGCCGCATCGTCCCGGCCGCGAGCCGTCTCCCCACGGCCTTCACCAGCCTGGTCAACCAGCTGGCCTGA
- the lepB gene encoding signal peptidase I: MRRAGRGLSITGAVLAVLGIVLAAGALRTVRSDYTTVIPAGGSMEPTYAPGDRIVIAKTSGAEVRRGDVVLFGLPDRFEGKPVLKRVIGLGGDHVVFDGTRLTVNDAPLKEPYLKDGEVDGGHGPYDVKVPAGRMFLLGDHRANSNDSRYFASEASGTVPVTAVRGRVLDDATAPVLLGLGVLLGVVLALAGAVCTLVGWLTRRRRPAAPSLIAQPLA, encoded by the coding sequence ATGCGGCGCGCTGGGCGTGGGTTGTCGATCACGGGGGCGGTGCTTGCCGTGCTGGGGATCGTGCTGGCAGCGGGCGCACTCCGGACCGTCCGCAGCGACTACACGACGGTCATCCCCGCCGGCGGGTCGATGGAGCCCACGTACGCTCCGGGCGACCGGATTGTCATCGCAAAGACGTCCGGCGCGGAGGTGCGGCGGGGCGATGTGGTGCTCTTCGGGTTGCCGGACCGGTTCGAGGGCAAGCCGGTGCTGAAGCGCGTGATCGGTCTGGGGGGCGACCATGTGGTCTTCGACGGCACACGCCTGACCGTCAACGACGCCCCGCTCAAGGAGCCCTATCTGAAGGACGGAGAGGTCGACGGCGGGCACGGACCGTACGACGTGAAGGTACCGGCCGGGCGGATGTTCCTTCTCGGCGACCACCGTGCGAACTCCAACGACTCGCGCTACTTCGCGAGCGAGGCCTCCGGGACCGTGCCCGTGACGGCCGTGCGCGGACGGGTGCTCGACGACGCCACCGCACCGGTGCTGCTGGGGCTGGGCGTGTTGCTCGGCGTGGTGCTTGCCCTCGCGGGTGCCGTCTGTACGTTGGTCGGCTGGTTGACGCGGCGGCGCCGGCCGGCTGCGCCCTCGCTGATCGCACAGCCCCTGGCGTAA
- a CDS encoding NHLP bacteriocin export ABC transporter permease/ATPase subunit, producing MTSVHHLAGAGSHPSPAEHDAVIGALGGLGEQVDCHGLRRLSLEGPQVLWLVVGGALDLFAVDAAEQGHWHFLGRLEPGTLLLGPVDGPRHTLIGRPLQECVLRRIPLRELYRPEYADAAAYDGQYRSWYDTGDTALSLLEHAVALGVGRSRRVLFEAPLDGRTTVDETVADDDILWLPVSPGSMQYGAAYSAEAAGDLLIDGAMWQAMVSQQYRLLSALDRWIERLELAHEDRTAAGIKAGEDVRDEADRTLLSSIGRSRRASSRAAGACDDATYAACRLVAEAAGITLSEPSKSGVVSDRIDPVERVAVGSRIRTRPVRLDRRWWREDTGPLVGHRAASGAPVALLWRRGGYEAVNPVTGRRTRVDAANAEEFQQRAVMFYRPLPERPMGKWQLLRFSLRGTRADMRNLALAGVVTVALGALVPIATGQVLGVYVPNAENSLIVQVSLAIIVTSIVSAVFMLMQNLTILRMEGRIESTLQPAVWDRLLRLPTKFFTERSTGELASAAMGISAIRRVLSGIGPVAVQAGTVGAMNLVLLFCFSVPLAFTAIAMLIVIAAVFLTMGLWELRWQRRLVELSNKLNNQAFQTLRGLPKLRVAAAESFAYAAWAREFARSRELQQRAGRIKNLTTVLNAVYLPLCSLVMFVLLAGPARGSMSAGAFLTFNTSVTMLLTSITQLTGAFVSAAAALPMFEQIKPVLDEAPEVRGASTQPGALSGEIEARNLSFRYTDDGPLVLDDVSLQVRPGEFVAIVGPSGCGKSTLLRLLIGFDKPVSGSVLYDGQDLASLDQAAVRRSCGVVLQNAQPFTGSILDCICGAEVFTQEEAWEAAAMAGLAEDIRRMPMGLHTMIAGGGSISGGQRQRLMIAQALVRRPRILFFDEATSALDNETQRIVIESTRSLNATRIVIAHRLSTVLDADRVIVMSDGRVVQQGPPAELLADTNGRLHELVRRQMR from the coding sequence GTGACATCCGTTCACCATCTCGCGGGCGCGGGCTCGCACCCGTCCCCCGCAGAGCACGACGCGGTCATCGGCGCCCTGGGAGGGCTCGGCGAACAGGTCGACTGCCACGGTCTGCGAAGGCTTTCGCTGGAGGGGCCGCAGGTGCTGTGGCTCGTCGTGGGCGGCGCCCTGGACCTGTTCGCGGTCGACGCGGCGGAACAGGGCCACTGGCACTTCCTCGGCCGGCTGGAACCCGGGACGCTGCTGCTGGGTCCCGTCGACGGACCGCGGCACACACTGATCGGCAGGCCCCTGCAGGAGTGCGTGCTGCGCCGCATCCCTCTGCGTGAGCTGTACCGGCCGGAGTACGCGGATGCCGCGGCGTACGACGGTCAGTACCGCAGCTGGTACGACACCGGGGACACGGCTCTGAGCCTGCTGGAGCACGCTGTGGCACTCGGCGTCGGCCGCAGTCGGCGAGTGCTGTTCGAAGCACCGCTGGACGGCCGGACCACCGTCGACGAGACGGTGGCCGACGACGACATCCTGTGGCTGCCGGTGTCCCCCGGCAGCATGCAGTACGGCGCCGCGTACAGCGCGGAGGCGGCAGGCGACCTGCTCATCGACGGCGCGATGTGGCAGGCCATGGTGAGCCAGCAGTACCGGCTGCTGTCCGCGCTGGACCGTTGGATCGAACGGCTGGAGCTCGCGCACGAGGACCGCACGGCAGCCGGCATCAAGGCGGGCGAAGACGTCCGCGACGAGGCCGACCGGACGCTGCTCTCCTCCATCGGGCGCTCCCGTAGAGCCTCTTCGCGTGCGGCGGGCGCATGCGACGACGCGACGTACGCCGCGTGCCGGCTCGTGGCCGAGGCGGCGGGGATCACGCTTTCGGAGCCGTCGAAGAGCGGTGTGGTGAGCGACCGGATCGATCCGGTCGAGCGTGTCGCGGTCGGCTCGCGGATCCGTACGCGCCCGGTCCGGCTCGACCGCCGCTGGTGGCGGGAGGACACCGGGCCCCTGGTGGGACACCGGGCCGCGAGCGGAGCGCCGGTCGCCCTGCTGTGGCGCCGCGGCGGGTACGAGGCGGTGAACCCGGTGACCGGCCGGCGCACCCGCGTCGACGCAGCCAATGCGGAAGAGTTCCAACAGCGTGCGGTCATGTTCTACCGTCCGCTGCCGGAGCGGCCGATGGGCAAGTGGCAGCTGCTGCGGTTCAGTCTGCGCGGTACCCGGGCCGACATGCGCAACCTGGCGCTGGCGGGAGTGGTGACGGTCGCCCTCGGCGCGCTCGTGCCGATCGCGACGGGACAGGTCCTCGGCGTCTACGTACCCAACGCCGAGAACAGCCTCATCGTGCAGGTCTCGCTGGCCATCATCGTCACGAGCATCGTCTCGGCCGTCTTCATGCTGATGCAGAACCTCACCATCCTGCGCATGGAGGGGCGCATCGAGAGCACTCTCCAACCTGCGGTGTGGGACCGGTTGTTGCGTCTGCCGACCAAGTTCTTCACCGAGCGTTCCACGGGTGAGCTGGCGAGCGCGGCGATGGGCATCAGCGCCATCCGCCGGGTGCTGTCCGGCATCGGTCCGGTCGCTGTGCAGGCGGGCACGGTCGGGGCGATGAACCTCGTCCTCCTGTTCTGTTTCAGCGTCCCGCTGGCGTTCACGGCGATCGCGATGCTGATCGTCATAGCCGCGGTGTTCCTCACCATGGGGCTGTGGGAGCTGCGGTGGCAGCGCCGGCTGGTCGAGCTCAGCAACAAGCTCAACAACCAGGCGTTCCAGACACTGCGAGGGCTGCCCAAACTGCGGGTCGCCGCGGCGGAGAGCTTCGCGTACGCGGCGTGGGCGCGGGAGTTCGCCCGCAGCCGCGAACTGCAGCAGCGCGCGGGCCGGATCAAGAATCTGACGACCGTCCTCAACGCGGTGTATCTGCCGCTGTGTTCGCTGGTCATGTTCGTTCTGCTGGCGGGTCCGGCTCGCGGGTCGATGTCGGCCGGCGCGTTCTTGACCTTCAACACGTCCGTGACCATGCTGCTGACGTCCATCACCCAGCTCACGGGTGCGTTCGTCTCCGCTGCGGCGGCGCTGCCCATGTTCGAGCAGATCAAGCCGGTGCTCGACGAGGCCCCCGAGGTGCGCGGCGCCAGCACCCAGCCGGGCGCCCTGTCCGGGGAGATCGAGGCGCGCAATCTCTCCTTCCGGTACACCGATGACGGTCCGCTGGTCCTCGACGACGTGTCGCTGCAGGTGCGCCCCGGCGAGTTCGTGGCGATCGTCGGCCCCAGCGGCTGCGGCAAGTCGACGCTGCTGAGGCTGCTCATCGGCTTCGACAAGCCGGTGTCGGGCAGTGTGCTCTACGACGGCCAGGACCTGGCCTCCCTCGACCAGGCGGCCGTGCGCCGCAGCTGCGGGGTCGTCCTGCAGAACGCCCAGCCCTTCACCGGATCGATCCTGGACTGCATCTGCGGCGCCGAGGTCTTCACCCAGGAAGAGGCGTGGGAAGCCGCCGCGATGGCGGGTCTGGCCGAGGACATCAGGCGCATGCCGATGGGTCTGCACACCATGATCGCCGGTGGCGGCTCCATCTCCGGTGGCCAGCGCCAGCGCCTGATGATCGCCCAGGCACTGGTGCGGCGTCCGCGCATCCTGTTCTTCGACGAGGCCACCAGTGCGCTCGACAACGAGACACAGCGCATCGTGATCGAAAGCACCCGCTCGCTGAACGCCACGCGCATCGTGATCGCCCATCGGCTCTCCACGGTCCTGGACGCCGACCGGGTGATCGTCATGTCGGACGGCCGTGTCGTCCAGCAGGGTCCGCCCGCCGAACTTCTCGCGGACACCAACGGCCGGCTCCACGAGCTGGTCCGGCGTCAGATGCGCTGA
- a CDS encoding NHLP family bacteriocin export ABC transporter peptidase/permease/ATPase subunit, translating into MTAPHTSPSAPQLPPPGRGRHRPDNTPGSRRRSAPRPAPKGKKARTVRSPTVLQMEALECGAASLAMVLGHYGRHVPLEELRIACGVSRDGSRASNVLKAARSYGLQAKGMQMEPTALAEVQAPAILFWEFNHYVVYDGMGRRFGRRGVHINDPDKGRRFVTAEDFDTSFTGVVLVLEPGEGFRRGGRKPGIMGALPARLRGTSGTMLAALLASLLLVAVGATLPALSRAYIDMFLIGDQTSLLSVLFAAMGTMVALTVVLTWLQQANLLRGRIISSTLSSARFFRHLLRLPVTFFSQRSPADLVQRLQSNDVVAETLARDLTAVGVDGVVVLLYAALLWIYDPQLTVIGVGLALLNVVAMRIVVRLRATRAQKLRADSARLTNTSYTGLQLIETMKATGGENGYFRRWAGQHATTLEEQQRLGVPSAWLGVVAPALATLNSALILWIGGLRAVDGHISIGLLVAFQALVTRFTAPVARLNSVAGRVQDFAADVARLKDVENFPVDSLYSRPEPAASTRRLKGHVTLEEITFGYSPLDKPLLTGFSLSVGPGQQVALVGGSGSGKSTVSRLISGLYSPWEGTIRVDGQRLEDISRSALAASVSFVDQDIFLFEGTVRDNVALWDPSVPDDAVVAALEDAALYEVVARRPGGIHSRVEQDGRNFSGGQRQRLEIARALVRRPSILVLDEVTSALDAETEQIIIDNLRRRGCACVVIAHRLSTVRDSDEIVVLDHGCVVERGRHEDLVAAGGPYAELVKEH; encoded by the coding sequence GTGACCGCACCGCACACCTCTCCCTCCGCTCCGCAGCTCCCGCCTCCCGGCCGCGGCCGGCACCGACCGGACAACACACCGGGCAGCAGGCGCCGTTCGGCTCCGCGGCCGGCACCGAAGGGGAAGAAGGCCAGAACCGTACGCAGTCCCACCGTTCTCCAGATGGAGGCACTGGAGTGCGGTGCCGCCTCGCTGGCCATGGTGCTCGGTCACTACGGCCGTCATGTGCCGCTGGAGGAGCTGCGCATCGCCTGCGGCGTCTCGCGCGACGGATCGCGGGCCAGCAATGTGCTGAAGGCGGCGCGCAGTTACGGGCTGCAGGCCAAGGGCATGCAGATGGAACCGACGGCCCTCGCCGAGGTGCAGGCACCGGCCATCCTCTTCTGGGAGTTCAATCACTACGTCGTGTACGACGGCATGGGCCGCCGCTTCGGACGGCGTGGCGTGCACATCAACGACCCGGACAAGGGTCGCCGTTTCGTGACGGCCGAGGATTTCGACACCAGCTTCACCGGCGTCGTCCTGGTCCTCGAGCCCGGCGAGGGGTTCCGCCGCGGAGGCAGGAAGCCCGGGATCATGGGCGCCCTGCCGGCGCGGCTGCGCGGCACCTCGGGCACGATGCTGGCCGCGCTGCTCGCGAGCCTTCTGCTGGTGGCCGTCGGCGCGACGCTGCCTGCGCTGAGCCGCGCGTACATCGACATGTTCCTGATCGGCGATCAGACCTCGTTGCTGAGTGTCCTGTTCGCGGCCATGGGCACCATGGTGGCGCTCACCGTCGTGCTGACCTGGCTGCAGCAGGCGAACCTGCTGCGCGGTCGCATCATCTCCTCCACGCTGAGCAGTGCCCGGTTCTTCCGGCATCTGCTCAGGTTGCCGGTCACCTTCTTCTCCCAGCGCAGCCCCGCCGATCTCGTCCAGCGACTGCAATCCAACGATGTCGTGGCCGAGACCCTGGCCCGCGACCTCACGGCCGTCGGCGTGGACGGAGTCGTCGTCCTGCTCTATGCGGCCCTGCTGTGGATCTACGACCCGCAGTTGACGGTCATCGGCGTGGGGCTGGCGCTGCTCAATGTGGTGGCGATGCGCATCGTCGTGCGCCTGCGGGCCACCCGTGCCCAGAAGTTGCGGGCCGACAGCGCCAGGCTGACCAACACCTCGTACACCGGGCTGCAGCTGATCGAGACGATGAAGGCCACCGGCGGCGAGAACGGGTACTTCCGCCGCTGGGCGGGGCAGCACGCGACCACGCTGGAGGAGCAGCAGCGCCTCGGTGTGCCGAGCGCCTGGCTGGGTGTTGTCGCCCCCGCGCTCGCGACCCTCAACAGCGCCCTGATTCTCTGGATCGGAGGGCTGCGGGCCGTCGACGGCCACATTTCGATCGGTCTGCTCGTTGCGTTCCAGGCGCTGGTGACCCGTTTCACGGCTCCGGTCGCACGGCTCAACTCGGTGGCGGGCCGGGTGCAGGACTTCGCCGCCGATGTGGCCCGCCTCAAGGACGTCGAGAACTTCCCGGTGGACTCGCTGTACTCGCGCCCCGAACCGGCTGCGAGCACGCGCAGGCTCAAGGGCCATGTGACCCTGGAAGAGATCACCTTCGGCTACAGCCCCCTGGACAAACCGCTGCTCACCGGCTTCTCGCTGTCCGTCGGTCCGGGACAGCAGGTGGCGCTGGTCGGTGGATCCGGCAGCGGCAAGTCGACGGTCTCCCGGCTGATCTCGGGGCTCTACAGTCCGTGGGAGGGCACGATCCGGGTGGACGGGCAACGTCTGGAGGACATTTCCCGCAGTGCGCTGGCCGCCTCGGTCTCCTTCGTCGACCAGGACATCTTCCTCTTCGAGGGCACCGTGCGGGACAACGTGGCGCTGTGGGACCCGTCGGTCCCGGACGACGCCGTCGTCGCCGCCCTGGAGGACGCCGCCCTGTACGAGGTCGTCGCCCGGCGCCCCGGCGGTATTCACAGCCGGGTGGAGCAGGACGGCCGCAACTTCTCCGGCGGGCAACGGCAGCGTCTGGAGATCGCCCGGGCGCTCGTCCGCCGGCCGAGCATCCTCGTTCTCGACGAGGTGACCAGCGCCCTGGACGCGGAGACCGAGCAGATCATCATCGACAATCTGCGGCGGCGCGGCTGCGCCTGTGTCGTGATCGCGCACCGGCTGAGCACGGTCCGTGACAGCGACGAGATCGTGGTCCTCGACCACGGCTGCGTCGTGGAACGGGGCCGGCACGAGGACCTGGTCGCTGCCGGAGGTCCGTACGCCGAGCTGGTCAAGGAGCACTGA